The DNA segment CCACGTGTGGGTGTTCGGGGCTTCGACGACGGACCTGGGCTACGTGATCCGGGTGATGGACACGGTGACCGGCGCGTCGAAGGAGTACGGCAACGTGCCGGGAATGCCGGCCCCCGCGATCACCGACGTCGTGGCCTTTCCGGGGGGGTGCCGGCCCTAGAAGCAGGCCGCCGCCAGCGGAACGCGGTGACGTCGATGACCTCGCGCGCCGCCTGGACGCGCTCGCCTGAGGGCGCGGTAAGGTACGCGCCCTCACCGCCCACGTGACTGCACGGAGTCCCGCGAATGCGTTTCAGCTACTGGCCCGCCCCCACGATGCCCTGGCCCGATCTACTGGAGATGTCCCGGCACGTCGAGGCAACCGGCTGGGATGGCATCTGGTACGCCGACCACTTCATGCCGAACGGCGAGGACACGTCGGCGCCGTGGGCGGAGAGCTGGACCACGATCGCGGCTCTCGCGGCGGCGGTGCCGCGCGTGCGTCTCGGTCCACTGGTCACCGGCAACACTTACCGGCATCCGGCGGTGCTGGCGAAGATGGCGGCGACGATCGATCACATCTCGGGCGGCCGGGTGGTGCTGGGCCTTGGCGCCGGCTGGCAGGAGAACGAGCACCTGGCCTACGGCATCCCGTTCTACACGATGGGCGAGCGGCTCCGGCGGCTGGACGAGGCCTGCCGGACGATCAAGGCGCTCTACGGTTCGCAGCGAGCGAGCTACGTTGGCGACGCCTACCAGCTCGTCGATGCGCCGCTCGAGCCCAAGCCGGTCCAGGACCCGCTGCCGCTGATGATCGGCGGCGGCGGGGAGAAGGTCACCCTGCGGATCACCGCCCAGCATGCCGACGAGTGGAACGTCTGGGGAACAGCCGACATCCTCAGGCACAAGATGGCGGTGCTCGACGCCCACTGCGAGAACGTGGGACGGGAGCCGGCGGAGATCGAGCGGTCGGCGGTGGCACTGCTCTTCCTGAGCGACGACGAGGCGTTTCTGTCCAAGGTGCGGGCACGCGGCACGGGAATGCCGTCGAACATCGGCGGCGTCTCGGAGATCGCCGACGCGGTCGACGCCTACCGGGACGCCGGAGTGCACGAGTTCATCGTTCCGGCGTTCAACCTGGGCGGCAAGGATCGCCAGAAGGAGGTCCTCGACCGGTTCATCGAGGAGGTCGCGCCGGCATTCCGCTAACTGACCGCGCCAGCGTCTAGAATCCACAGCTATGGGGTCACGCCCTTCCGACCTCCGGATGTCGCAGGAAGCCATGCTGGCTCTGGCCGAAAAGGCGGCGGAGTTAGCGGTGACCCGGATCGAGAGTTTGCCCGGCGAGAGCGCCTGGGACGGGGAGTTCAAGGAAGGCCTCGAGCGACTGCTGCTCGAGGACCCGCCGGAGGAAGGCCGCCCGGCCGAAGAGGTCCTGCAGCAGGCCGTCGAGGACATCCTCCCGATGACGACCCGGCTGGACCACCCCCGCTGCTTCGGATTCGTTCCGTCGGAGCCGACGTGGCCCGGTGTGATCGCGGACTTCCTGGCCTCCGCCTGGAACGTGAACGCCTGCACCTGGTTGGTCGCGAGCGGTCCGAGCCAGGTCGAACTCACGGTCCTGGATTGGTTTCGGCAGTGGCTCGGCTATCCGAAGAGCTCGGGTGGACTGTTGACCAGCGGTGGCTCCGCCGCCAGCGTGGACGCGTTCGTCGCGGCCAGGGAAGCGGCCGGAAATCCCGGACGCCCGTCCGTGTACATGAGCGACCAGAGCCACAGTGCGCAGGTGCGGGCCGCGATGATCGTCGGCGTCAGGCCGGACTGCATTCGGAAGGTTGCGACAGACGGGGAGTTCCGTCTGGATATGACGGCGCTCGCTCGCGCCGTGGCTGAGGACCGCGCGAAGGGGCTTCAGCCGATCGCGGTCTGCGCGAACGCGGGCGCCCCCAGCACCGGGGCGATCGACCCGCTCCATGCGATGGCGGACTACTGCCAGGCGGAGGACATCTGGCTACACACGGACGCGGCCTACGGAGGCTTCGCGGCGATCACCGATAAGGGCAGGGAGGCCCTGAGCGGTATCGAGCGCGCCGACTCGATCGGACTCGACCCGCACAAGTGGCTGTTCCAGCCCTACGAGGTGGGCTGCCTCCTGGTCAAGGATGCCAACAAGCTCGAAGACGTCTTCGCGTTTGGTACCACCGTCCTTCAGGACACGATCTGGGGCGCCAACCACCCGAACATCAACGATCGTGGCCTCCAACTGAGCCGCTCGTTCCGGGCCCTGAAGATCTGGATGTCAATCCAGACCTTCGGGATGTCCGCATTCCGAATGGCGGTGTCGAAGGGGATGGAACTCGCTGCGCAGGCGGATGAGTACATCCGGCAGAGCCACATCCTGGAACCGCTGGCACCGGCGTCGCTCGGCATGGTCTGCATGCGGGTCAACCCGGAGGGCGCAGGACTGGAGCAGGAGACTCTCGACCGCGTCAACCGCGAAGTTCTCGCGCGGCTCTTCTGGGATGACCGAGCCTTCGTCTCATCGACGTCTCTCCATGGGACCTTCGCGCTTCGGCTCTGCATCATCAACCACTCGACGAGTTGGGACGACGTGCGGGAGACGCTGGAGGCGATGGAGCGGTTCGGCGAGGACGCGGTGGCAGCGTGAAGGCCGTCGCCGGTAGCTTCTACGGGTAGTAACCCGACATCGTCCTTACCTCCGCGTCGCGGGCGTCGACTTCGACCCGCACCACCCGGAACTCGCTCTCGGGCCTGTTGCTGGTCGACTGGTAGGTGAGCAGGTAGCGGTTCCGCAGTTCCCGCTCGATCCGCGTGTAGATCGCGTCGAGCTGGCTGACGCCGTCGATGAAGAAGGCCTGGCCGCCCGTCTCTTCGGCGATGCGTTCGAGCACCCGGCGCGTCGTTCGGTCCACCGCCGCTTCCCGGAGGCCTATGGCGTAGATCGTTACCCCTGAACGCTGCGCGGTCTCGAGCGCGCTTTCGAACGTGAAGGAGCTGTTCTCGTCCTTGCCGTCGGAAAGGAGGAGCAGGGCCTTCTGACCGCTGATGCCATCGAAGTAGCTGAGAGCGAAGACGAGGCTGTCGTAGAGCGACGTCGTGCCGGTCGCCCTGAGGCCCGCCAGCGCCCGCGCGAGCTGGCCCCGGTCTTTCGTGAACCGGCTCTCGACCCGCGCCCGGTTGGCGAAGGCGAGGACCGCCATTCGGTCCCTGGGCCGGAGCGTGTTGTCGACGAAGCGCTGGGCGGCGGCCCGCACCTGGTCGATCGAGTCCTGCATCGAAGCCGATGTATCGAGCAGCAGGCCGGCGTGGAAGGGCGTGTCGTCGACCCATTCGAAGCGGCGAACCGTTTGCTGAACGCCGTCCTCGGCGATTCGGAAGCGATCCTGCTCCAGTTCCGGAATCGGGCGGCCCCGTTCGTCGACGACGCTGGCGAAGAGTTCGACGTACTGCACGTCGATTCGCTCGACCGGGTTCGGGCTGTTGATGAAGACGACGTCCTCCGTGCTGCTGCCGTCGGCGAGAAACGCGGCCGCGCGGAGGTAGGTCAGGTTCGGACCGTCGAGCACGACCGGCTGGACCCATGGGGGCTGGTAGAGCGTCGCGATCCGTTCCTCGCCCAGGAACAGTTCGAGGCGCTCGATCTCCTCGCCGTCCGGCACCGCGATCTCGACGGCCGCGCGCGTGCTCTGCAGGTACTGCTCGCCGGAGCGCGGTTCGATGAACCGGGCGCGGAAGCGCTGGCCGCCGCGGTTGACCGACATCTCGTCCGACGCGACGACCTTGCCGTCCTTGAGGCCTTCCACCCGAATCCGGTGCTCGGTCGGGTGCGAGCCCAGGTTCAGCTCCACGCCGAACGGCGGCCGGCGCTTGCGCAGGATCTCACGGCCGTCGAGCGAGAAGGCGACGGCATCGAAATCGCCGATCGCATGGGTGGAGAAGCGCACCATGCCGACGCGCAGGCGCTCGTCCCGCGGAGGCACCAGGCGCAGGAGGCGCTCGCCGCGGGCCGCCGCCTGATTGGCCTCGGCGAGAGCCGGGAACGTCTCCAGGATGGTCCTCCGCAGCGATTGCGCCTCCTCGAGGTTCGGAACGTCGATCGTCTCGTTGACGATGGCGAACTGCTGGCCGAAGACATCTTCGATCTTGAGCCGGATCTGGACCTCGCCGGGCCGGAGGTAGCGCGTGAAGACCAGCGGAACGGCGTCCCCCTCTTCGCCGCTCGCGGGCAACTCGAAGCGATAGCGGAAAGTCTCGAACAGGCGGTCGTCGCGGATCACCTCGCCCGTCATCTGGAAGCTGTGGTACTCGCGTTTCTGGAAGCTCCTGCGGCCGGCGCTCGCCCCCGGCACCATGACCAGGCCGTGAGTCACGGTGCGTGTCTGGTTTCGGCCCGGGAAGTCCCACTCGATGTCGACGTCGAACCGCGTGGCGTCCACCGGCAGGTCGGTGTTGAAGGCGGCGAAGGTCGCGAGCCACTCCTCGGGCGCCTCGGGCGGTCCGGACACCTCCTCGATGACCCCGCTGCTGGCGAGATCCCGCTGGACCGCCTGGGCGGCCCATCCGAACCACTCGTCCCCGCAGAGCACGGCGATGTTCGTGGTGGGCAGCCCGCGGCGGGAGACGGGGCGGCGGACGACGCTGTCATGCCAGAACACGTAGGGTCGGTTGCGGCTCGTGGCCAGGAAGATGACGACGAAGTGGCGCGCGGTGCGGTCGCTGCCGCCGTAGAACCAGATCTCCATCTCGCTGGTCCGCGACAGGCAGTAGGCGGCGGTCCGGCCGTCCGGGAGGACGAAGCGGCCCGGCGGACCGTTCAGCAGGTAGAACAGGGCGCGGGCGTCCTCCAGCGTGCCCCACTGGGAAAGGGCGGCGTCCACCCGGTCCTCCCACAGCACCTGGAGCTCGTTGAGCGGTGTCCTCGGGTCGGGGTCGCGGGCCTTCCAGAAGGCCTGGATGAACGCCTCGCGACGGTAGTCCTCGGGCAGGCTGACGAAGAACTCGCGTTCTTCGTCGCTGATCAGCGGGCCGACCCGCTCCAGCCAGCGGACGAAGCGGGTGTCCAGCGGCCTGGGAGTCGCGGCCTCCTGCGCGGCGGCGGCCGGCCGCGGTTCGTCGGCGTTGCTCTCGTCGACGGCCACGCCAGTGCCGGCCGCCGGGACGAGTAGCGACGCGGCGAGAACGGATGCGATCCTGGTGCGGGCGATCATCGGAGGGTTCATCGGGTTTCGTCGTCCGATTCTGCAACGAATCGGTTCCTCGGCAGATTCCTAGTGGCCTGAACGTCCGCGCTTGCGCACCTGTCGCGCGACGGAAACCAGCACCATCAGCCCGAGAACCCCCGCCACGAGGCCGAGGTCCTGCGCGAGCCACGCTTTCGGGCCGAGGCCGCCGACGACGACCTGATCGACCATCCGCAGGAACAGGAACATCGAGGCGATGAGCAGCGGGGAGTTGTACTCCCGGAGGGCGACCGTGCGCCAACTGAAGCGGGTCTCCGGGGGCAGCCACAATCGGGGCCGGGGCCAGAAGGCCGGCGTTCGCTCCGACCAGCGGCGGTGGACCACGCCGAAGCGCTTGCCGAGGAACCTCTCTTCGGCGGCGATCACCCGTTCGTAGAGTAGCCAGTAGACGAGCAGAGCCACGACCACGAACCACCACGACTTCAGAGCGAG comes from the Acidobacteriota bacterium genome and includes:
- a CDS encoding VWA domain-containing protein translates to MNPPMIARTRIASVLAASLLVPAAGTGVAVDESNADEPRPAAAAQEAATPRPLDTRFVRWLERVGPLISDEEREFFVSLPEDYRREAFIQAFWKARDPDPRTPLNELQVLWEDRVDAALSQWGTLEDARALFYLLNGPPGRFVLPDGRTAAYCLSRTSEMEIWFYGGSDRTARHFVVIFLATSRNRPYVFWHDSVVRRPVSRRGLPTTNIAVLCGDEWFGWAAQAVQRDLASSGVIEEVSGPPEAPEEWLATFAAFNTDLPVDATRFDVDIEWDFPGRNQTRTVTHGLVMVPGASAGRRSFQKREYHSFQMTGEVIRDDRLFETFRYRFELPASGEEGDAVPLVFTRYLRPGEVQIRLKIEDVFGQQFAIVNETIDVPNLEEAQSLRRTILETFPALAEANQAAARGERLLRLVPPRDERLRVGMVRFSTHAIGDFDAVAFSLDGREILRKRRPPFGVELNLGSHPTEHRIRVEGLKDGKVVASDEMSVNRGGQRFRARFIEPRSGEQYLQSTRAAVEIAVPDGEEIERLELFLGEERIATLYQPPWVQPVVLDGPNLTYLRAAAFLADGSSTEDVVFINSPNPVERIDVQYVELFASVVDERGRPIPELEQDRFRIAEDGVQQTVRRFEWVDDTPFHAGLLLDTSASMQDSIDQVRAAAQRFVDNTLRPRDRMAVLAFANRARVESRFTKDRGQLARALAGLRATGTTSLYDSLVFALSYFDGISGQKALLLLSDGKDENSSFTFESALETAQRSGVTIYAIGLREAAVDRTTRRVLERIAEETGGQAFFIDGVSQLDAIYTRIERELRNRYLLTYQSTSNRPESEFRVVRVEVDARDAEVRTMSGYYP
- a CDS encoding TIGR03560 family F420-dependent LLM class oxidoreductase, which codes for MRFSYWPAPTMPWPDLLEMSRHVEATGWDGIWYADHFMPNGEDTSAPWAESWTTIAALAAAVPRVRLGPLVTGNTYRHPAVLAKMAATIDHISGGRVVLGLGAGWQENEHLAYGIPFYTMGERLRRLDEACRTIKALYGSQRASYVGDAYQLVDAPLEPKPVQDPLPLMIGGGGEKVTLRITAQHADEWNVWGTADILRHKMAVLDAHCENVGREPAEIERSAVALLFLSDDEAFLSKVRARGTGMPSNIGGVSEIADAVDAYRDAGVHEFIVPAFNLGGKDRQKEVLDRFIEEVAPAFR
- a CDS encoding isoprenylcysteine carboxylmethyltransferase family protein, coding for MNDSRRLADQGLFLFRYRSLFVVFLLPAAAFAILERRSAVLPADPGLGWLALCLLVSLLGLGVRWAALGSAPPGASTRSVRAPSASHLNVTGMYSLCRHPVYLGNLFVLMGFALALKSWWFVVVALLVYWLLYERVIAAEERFLGKRFGVVHRRWSERTPAFWPRPRLWLPPETRFSWRTVALREYNSPLLIASMFLFLRMVDQVVVGGLGPKAWLAQDLGLVAGVLGLMVLVSVARQVRKRGRSGH
- a CDS encoding pyridoxal-dependent decarboxylase, giving the protein MGSRPSDLRMSQEAMLALAEKAAELAVTRIESLPGESAWDGEFKEGLERLLLEDPPEEGRPAEEVLQQAVEDILPMTTRLDHPRCFGFVPSEPTWPGVIADFLASAWNVNACTWLVASGPSQVELTVLDWFRQWLGYPKSSGGLLTSGGSAASVDAFVAAREAAGNPGRPSVYMSDQSHSAQVRAAMIVGVRPDCIRKVATDGEFRLDMTALARAVAEDRAKGLQPIAVCANAGAPSTGAIDPLHAMADYCQAEDIWLHTDAAYGGFAAITDKGREALSGIERADSIGLDPHKWLFQPYEVGCLLVKDANKLEDVFAFGTTVLQDTIWGANHPNINDRGLQLSRSFRALKIWMSIQTFGMSAFRMAVSKGMELAAQADEYIRQSHILEPLAPASLGMVCMRVNPEGAGLEQETLDRVNREVLARLFWDDRAFVSSTSLHGTFALRLCIINHSTSWDDVRETLEAMERFGEDAVAA